The following are from one region of the Paenibacillus sabinae T27 genome:
- a CDS encoding DEAD/DEAH box helicase has translation MSDNPFYRLAPFIKEFIYKNRWETLREAQVDACRVLLESPDHLLIASGTASGKTEAAFFPALTELHENPSTSVGILYIAPLKALINDQFARLNDLLIEGGIPVWHWHGDVPQSEKTKLMKNPSGVLQITPESLEGLLMNRPNAIPALFGDLRFVIIDEVHAFMGADRGIQVLSLLSRISRMAGCSPRRIGLSATLSDYETATRWLAAGTRLRVQVSAPQGGRRLRLSVEHFSFPDARDEKQAEQLELARKAYFDYIYDHTRLKKALVFTNSRTDAETAILEMRRIAARRQEPDVFHVHHGSISAMLREEAEAALRQGPGPAVAAATLTLELGIDLGELERVMQLGAPYSCSSFVQRLGRSGRRGDAPAEMMFVTPEEEDEEAQLPARMPWTLLRAIAVIELYVREKWVEPLTVRKLPMGLLYHQTMSILKSMGEAESEDLREAVLSLPSFQHFSEDDYNAFMAYQLGMGHVEQMDEGSLLIGLAGEKIVNNFRFLAVFKDDEEHVVYNGTEEIGSITTVPPPGYCFTLAGKLWKVEEVDNRHKAVYVKSSRGKVDTLWLGAGGDVHTRIMTKIREILGDTALYPYLAPRAAARLERARRLARESGLLERSVLPAGGDSLFILPWAGSRTFRTLERLLKHKLTRPLALRSVVPMEPYYMVVAGKADADWLESAILEAGSAGLDPLELLAPGEAPYLGKYDEWIPQDLLRKAFTMDGLDVPGLHEMVKRWQKG, from the coding sequence ATGAGCGATAATCCGTTTTACCGGCTTGCGCCGTTTATTAAAGAATTTATTTACAAGAACCGGTGGGAGACGCTGCGCGAAGCGCAGGTGGACGCCTGCCGGGTGCTGCTGGAGTCGCCGGACCATTTGCTGATTGCCTCGGGCACTGCGTCTGGCAAGACGGAGGCGGCTTTTTTTCCAGCACTGACTGAACTGCATGAAAATCCCTCGACCTCTGTCGGCATACTGTATATCGCCCCGCTCAAAGCGCTGATCAACGATCAGTTCGCCCGGTTGAACGACCTGCTGATCGAAGGCGGCATCCCAGTCTGGCATTGGCACGGCGATGTCCCGCAATCCGAGAAGACGAAGCTGATGAAGAATCCGTCCGGCGTGCTTCAGATTACCCCGGAGTCGCTGGAAGGGCTGCTGATGAACCGTCCGAACGCTATTCCGGCGCTGTTTGGCGATCTTCGCTTCGTCATTATTGACGAAGTGCACGCCTTCATGGGCGCGGACCGGGGAATCCAGGTGCTCAGCCTGCTCTCGAGGATTTCCCGCATGGCGGGCTGCTCGCCGCGCCGGATTGGACTGTCCGCGACGCTCAGCGATTATGAGACCGCTACCCGCTGGCTTGCAGCAGGGACGCGGCTGCGTGTGCAGGTGTCCGCGCCCCAGGGCGGGCGGAGACTTCGCTTGAGCGTCGAGCATTTTTCCTTTCCGGACGCGAGGGACGAGAAGCAGGCTGAGCAGCTGGAGCTTGCCCGCAAAGCCTATTTCGACTACATATACGACCATACCCGGCTGAAAAAAGCGCTGGTCTTCACCAACAGCCGCACCGACGCGGAAACGGCGATTCTGGAAATGCGGCGCATCGCGGCGAGGCGCCAGGAGCCGGACGTGTTCCACGTCCATCACGGCAGCATCTCCGCGATGCTGCGGGAGGAAGCGGAGGCCGCCCTTCGCCAAGGCCCCGGACCGGCGGTCGCCGCGGCTACGCTTACGCTGGAGCTGGGCATTGACCTTGGCGAGCTGGAGCGGGTCATGCAGCTCGGGGCGCCTTACAGCTGCTCCAGCTTTGTGCAGCGGCTCGGCCGCTCGGGGCGCCGGGGCGACGCTCCGGCGGAGATGATGTTCGTCACACCGGAGGAGGAGGACGAGGAAGCCCAGCTTCCGGCGCGCATGCCGTGGACGCTGCTCCGGGCGATCGCCGTCATTGAGCTGTATGTGCGCGAGAAATGGGTTGAGCCCCTGACCGTCCGCAAGCTCCCGATGGGCCTCCTGTATCACCAGACGATGAGTATCCTGAAGAGCATGGGAGAAGCTGAGTCGGAAGATTTGCGGGAGGCCGTTCTTTCGCTCCCTTCGTTTCAGCATTTCAGCGAAGACGATTATAACGCCTTCATGGCTTACCAACTGGGGATGGGTCATGTTGAGCAGATGGATGAAGGCAGCCTCCTGATCGGACTCGCGGGAGAGAAGATCGTCAATAACTTCCGTTTTCTGGCGGTCTTCAAGGATGACGAGGAGCATGTTGTATATAACGGCACGGAAGAAATCGGCTCGATTACAACCGTGCCGCCTCCCGGTTACTGCTTCACCCTGGCAGGCAAGCTGTGGAAGGTGGAAGAGGTGGACAACCGCCACAAGGCTGTGTATGTGAAATCGTCGCGCGGCAAAGTCGATACGTTATGGCTTGGTGCCGGCGGCGACGTGCATACCCGGATCATGACCAAAATCCGGGAGATACTTGGCGATACGGCCCTTTACCCGTATCTTGCACCCCGAGCAGCAGCCCGGCTTGAGCGGGCCCGGCGGCTCGCCCGGGAAAGCGGGCTGCTCGAGCGTTCCGTGCTTCCGGCGGGCGGCGACTCGCTGTTCATCCTGCCTTGGGCGGGCAGCCGGACATTCCGCACGCTGGAGCGGCTGCTGAAGCATAAGCTGACGCGCCCGCTGGCCTTACGCTCGGTTGTCCCGATGGAGCCTTATTACATGGTCGTCGCCGGAAAGGCGGACGCCGATTGGCTGGAGAGTGCTATCCTGGAAGCAGGCTCCGCCGGGCTTGACCCGCTAGAACTGCTGGCACCAGGCGAAGCTCCCTATTTGGGGAAATATGACGAGTGGATTCCCCAAGACCTGCTGCGCAAAGCTTTTACGATGGACGGTCTCGATGTTCCTGGCTTACATGAGATGGTAAAGCGCTGGCAGAAGGGCTAG
- a CDS encoding permease encodes MSPATSSSSVPQKSGDFKAVALAVIFLVIAIAGLTYVKWWPYYHKAFKAAAEHSIGSSILTGKEAAAPAPSLQAALDYAAAYFKSVWKAAVLGILLGSLVQVFIPSQWLLRVLGKASFKSTALAGLASLPGMMCSCCAAPIAVGLRKKNVSVGAALAFWIGNPVLNPATLIFMTFVLSWKFTLMRIVFGIAITFGISYFANKFAGDTAVPGAIAEPEKPSAENEGPLLLRWIAAAGKMLFAVVPAYIVTVLLLGAARAWMFPSLGAGVASGILAVIIFAIAGTLFVIPTAAEIPIIGTFLSFGFGTGVAGALLVTLPTISLPSLLMVYRSFPRRVLAFVFLSVLAAGILGGIVGSLVL; translated from the coding sequence ATGTCACCAGCAACAAGCAGTTCATCGGTGCCCCAAAAATCCGGAGATTTCAAAGCCGTAGCGCTAGCGGTTATCTTTCTCGTTATCGCTATAGCCGGTCTCACATACGTCAAGTGGTGGCCTTACTACCACAAAGCGTTTAAGGCGGCCGCCGAGCATTCGATCGGTTCTTCCATTTTGACCGGCAAGGAAGCCGCGGCTCCCGCGCCTTCGCTGCAAGCTGCGCTGGATTATGCGGCTGCCTATTTCAAATCGGTATGGAAAGCTGCGGTGCTTGGTATTCTGCTGGGCTCGCTCGTCCAGGTGTTTATCCCGTCCCAGTGGCTTCTGCGCGTTCTCGGCAAGGCCAGCTTCAAGAGTACGGCACTCGCCGGACTGGCTTCACTCCCCGGTATGATGTGCTCATGCTGTGCCGCGCCGATTGCCGTTGGTTTACGAAAGAAGAATGTATCGGTAGGCGCCGCGCTCGCGTTCTGGATCGGCAATCCGGTCCTAAATCCGGCGACCCTCATTTTCATGACCTTTGTATTGTCGTGGAAGTTTACGTTGATGCGGATCGTATTCGGAATTGCCATTACGTTCGGGATCAGTTACTTCGCCAATAAATTCGCCGGAGATACGGCGGTTCCGGGGGCGATTGCCGAGCCGGAGAAGCCATCTGCCGAAAATGAAGGACCGCTGCTGCTTCGCTGGATCGCCGCTGCGGGAAAAATGCTTTTTGCCGTCGTTCCTGCCTATATCGTAACGGTTCTCCTGCTTGGAGCGGCGCGGGCCTGGATGTTCCCTTCTCTTGGAGCGGGCGTGGCCAGTGGCATTCTCGCCGTCATTATTTTCGCGATCGCTGGCACCTTGTTTGTGATTCCGACTGCCGCTGAAATTCCGATTATCGGAACCTTTCTTTCGTTCGGATTTGGAACGGGCGTTGCCGGGGCGCTGCTTGTGACGCTGCCGACGATCAGCCTGCCGTCCCTGCTTATGGTATACCGTTCATTTCCGCGCCGGGTCTTGGCGTTCGTCTTCCTCTCGGTCCTGGCCGCCGGTATTCTCGGAGGTATTGTAGGTTCTCTGGTGCTCTAA
- the selD gene encoding selenide, water dikinase SelD, with translation MSQTETIKLTSLSSKGGCGCKIGPADLMQVIRNLPKSVPNPNLLVGLDTSDDAGVYKLTDDLALVQTVDFFTPIVDDPYSFGQIAAANALSDIYAMGGKPLTVLNIVAFPISTLDKSILADILRGAADKVSEAGATLVGGHSIDDKEPKFGLAVTGLVHPDQVRTNAGAQPGDKLILTKPIGVGILTTSIKKGRLSPEETARLTAVMSTLNKTAAEVMGSYEVHACTDVTGFGLLGHASEMAKGSGNGLVIWKDAVPVLPRARELAEEGFVPGGTRNNFAHLEGTVIYPESLDQIGRFLLCDAVTSGGLLISVAGQESESLLAALAAAGVEAAIIGEVTAENPGLITVI, from the coding sequence ATGTCTCAAACTGAAACAATAAAGCTGACCTCATTATCCAGCAAAGGAGGGTGCGGCTGCAAAATCGGCCCCGCTGATCTGATGCAGGTGATCCGGAATTTGCCGAAATCGGTACCGAACCCGAATCTGCTGGTCGGACTCGATACGAGTGACGACGCCGGTGTCTACAAGCTGACCGATGACTTGGCGCTGGTTCAGACGGTGGACTTCTTTACACCGATTGTCGATGATCCTTATTCATTCGGCCAAATCGCCGCCGCCAACGCGCTGAGCGATATTTATGCCATGGGCGGAAAGCCGCTGACCGTGCTCAACATTGTCGCTTTTCCGATTTCTACGCTGGATAAAAGCATTCTAGCCGACATTCTGCGCGGCGCGGCGGACAAGGTGAGCGAAGCGGGCGCGACGCTGGTCGGCGGCCATTCCATCGATGACAAAGAGCCTAAATTCGGCCTTGCCGTAACCGGCCTTGTGCATCCGGATCAAGTCCGGACCAACGCCGGCGCACAGCCGGGGGACAAGCTGATCCTGACCAAGCCGATCGGGGTCGGCATACTGACCACCTCGATCAAGAAAGGGCGCCTATCTCCAGAAGAAACCGCGCGGCTGACGGCGGTCATGTCCACACTCAACAAAACGGCGGCCGAAGTGATGGGCTCCTATGAAGTTCACGCCTGCACGGACGTTACGGGCTTCGGCCTGCTCGGACATGCTTCGGAAATGGCGAAGGGCAGCGGGAACGGACTCGTAATCTGGAAAGACGCCGTTCCGGTGCTGCCTAGAGCGCGCGAGCTGGCGGAGGAAGGCTTCGTTCCCGGAGGAACGCGCAATAACTTTGCCCATCTGGAAGGCACGGTCATCTATCCCGAATCGCTGGATCAGATCGGCCGTTTTCTGCTGTGTGATGCCGTCACCTCAGGGGGATTGCTGATCTCCGTGGCCGGTCAAGAGAGCGAATCACTTCTGGCAGCTCTGGCAGCCGCCGGCGTAGAAGCAGCTATCATTGGAGAAGTTACCGCCGAGAATCCGGGACTGATTACGGTGATCTAA
- the mnmH gene encoding tRNA 2-selenouridine(34) synthase MnmH — translation MFQDISLEELRALQARKEMTIVDVRSPSEYRDSTIPGSLNIPLFDDAERAEVGTLYKQTSIQAAKDRGLELVSAKLPAFIRQFGGIPGNKAVFCWRGGMRSRTTATLLSLMDIHVYRLTGGYKAYRKWVVETLESYDFKPHSYIINGNTGTGKTALLHRLRHHGYPVIDLEGLAGHRGSIFGQVGLQANNQKTFDSLLLEQLIQLEQSPYVLFEAESMRIGKVVMPPFMGRQKETGTQIRIEMPLEARVAQIMTDYRPHEHQEEILAAFRRIKSRIHVPIAAEIDRCLISGNFENAILLLLEHYYDPKYDYTAELYGESEKIRLTVNNVEEAEKAIAALLQERHARSTSLGERRLHV, via the coding sequence TTGTTTCAGGATATTTCGCTCGAAGAGCTTCGGGCGCTACAAGCACGCAAAGAGATGACGATCGTCGATGTCCGCTCCCCATCCGAGTACAGAGATTCTACCATTCCCGGCAGCCTGAATATTCCTCTCTTCGACGATGCGGAGAGAGCCGAAGTCGGCACACTGTACAAGCAGACAAGCATTCAGGCGGCCAAAGATCGCGGGCTGGAGCTGGTCTCCGCCAAGCTCCCGGCATTTATCCGGCAGTTCGGGGGAATTCCAGGGAATAAGGCGGTGTTCTGCTGGAGAGGGGGCATGCGAAGCCGGACGACGGCGACTCTGCTCTCCTTGATGGACATCCATGTGTACCGTCTGACCGGAGGATACAAAGCCTACCGGAAATGGGTCGTCGAGACGCTGGAATCGTATGATTTCAAGCCCCATTCCTACATCATTAACGGCAATACCGGAACGGGCAAAACGGCGCTGCTGCACCGCCTTCGGCATCACGGGTATCCCGTGATCGATCTGGAAGGTCTGGCAGGGCACCGGGGCTCGATCTTCGGACAGGTTGGCCTTCAAGCCAACAACCAGAAAACCTTCGACAGCCTGCTGCTGGAACAGCTGATCCAGCTTGAACAATCGCCGTATGTGCTGTTTGAAGCGGAGAGCATGCGGATCGGGAAGGTTGTCATGCCGCCGTTCATGGGCCGGCAGAAAGAGACCGGTACCCAGATTCGAATCGAAATGCCGCTGGAAGCCAGGGTTGCGCAGATCATGACGGATTATCGGCCCCATGAGCATCAGGAAGAGATTCTGGCGGCGTTCCGCAGAATCAAATCCCGTATTCATGTGCCCATTGCCGCAGAGATCGACCGGTGCCTGATTTCCGGAAATTTCGAGAACGCGATCCTGCTGCTGCTGGAGCACTATTATGACCCCAAATACGACTATACCGCTGAACTGTACGGCGAATCCGAAAAAATCAGGCTGACCGTAAACAATGTTGAGGAAGCCGAGAAGGCAATAGCCGCTTTACTGCAAGAACGTCATGCCAGGTCTACGAGCCTGGGAGAACGGCGTTTACATGTGTAA
- a CDS encoding MFS transporter, whose translation MTSSIAEMDSDRHRRGLSSGLILMLAITSGLGVANLYYNQPLLADIGRAFNASPGEVGYVSMFTQIGYALGMLLFVPLGDIREKRKLISLLLICVALSLVSFAESRSLGWMYFASFAIGFTTVTPQIIVPLAAQLAQPEERGRVIGTVMSGLLFGILLARTVSGIVGDLFGWRSMYWIAAACMLLLSLLMYRQLPATKPQVSASYGALLRSMLQLARKYATLREASLIGACMFGSFSVFWTSLTFFLEGPPYHYTSSIAGLFGLVGVAGAAGAPIVGRLADKVPPYRIIGALILLTLLSFVLFGLTGFSIAFLIAGVVILDLGIQGTQVSNQARIYALEPAARSRINTVFMVSTFAGGSIGSTLGSFAWHTRGWIGVCLAGGGLVFAAFAVWSAHRMTGRKPQRA comes from the coding sequence ATGACTTCATCCATTGCCGAAATGGATTCCGACAGACACAGGAGAGGATTATCGAGCGGCCTGATTCTTATGCTCGCCATAACGTCCGGACTGGGCGTGGCCAACCTTTATTACAATCAGCCGCTGCTGGCCGACATCGGACGCGCCTTCAACGCGTCTCCGGGCGAGGTCGGATATGTCTCCATGTTCACGCAAATCGGCTATGCCTTGGGCATGCTGCTGTTCGTGCCGCTAGGGGATATCCGCGAAAAACGCAAGCTCATTTCACTGCTGTTGATTTGTGTCGCCCTGTCATTGGTGAGCTTTGCCGAATCCCGCAGTCTTGGGTGGATGTATTTCGCCAGCTTTGCGATCGGCTTCACGACCGTTACTCCGCAGATCATTGTTCCGCTGGCGGCGCAGCTGGCACAGCCGGAGGAGAGAGGAAGGGTCATCGGGACGGTCATGAGCGGCCTGCTGTTCGGGATTCTGCTTGCCCGCACCGTATCGGGCATTGTCGGCGACCTGTTTGGCTGGAGATCCATGTACTGGATTGCGGCCGCCTGTATGCTGCTGCTTTCGCTGCTCATGTATCGCCAGCTCCCCGCCACGAAGCCGCAGGTGTCGGCTTCTTACGGCGCGCTTCTTCGCTCCATGCTTCAGCTCGCCCGGAAGTACGCCACCCTGCGCGAGGCTTCCTTGATTGGCGCCTGCATGTTCGGCAGCTTCAGCGTGTTCTGGACTTCGCTGACCTTCTTCCTGGAGGGCCCGCCTTATCACTACACCAGCTCGATTGCCGGGCTGTTCGGTCTCGTCGGCGTCGCCGGTGCGGCCGGAGCGCCGATCGTCGGCCGACTTGCTGACAAAGTCCCGCCTTATCGAATCATCGGCGCACTTATTCTCCTGACGCTGTTGTCATTCGTACTGTTTGGCTTGACCGGCTTCTCCATCGCCTTTCTGATTGCCGGCGTCGTCATTCTGGATCTGGGTATCCAGGGGACGCAGGTCAGCAATCAGGCAAGAATTTATGCCCTTGAGCCCGCTGCCCGAAGCCGCATCAACACAGTGTTCATGGTCAGCACCTTCGCCGGCGGCTCCATCGGCTCGACGCTGGGTAGCTTCGCTTGGCATACCAGGGGCTGGATAGGCGTCTGCCTGGCCGGCGGCGGCCTGGTCTTCGCCGCGTTTGCCGTTTGGTCGGCGCACCGCATGACTGGCCGGAAGCCGCAGCGCGCATGA
- a CDS encoding helix-turn-helix transcriptional regulator: protein MNSDHYQFEIGINLQPEARELTVLFSGEGSPKPGHKVGPSVHDYYLVHTILSGQGVFVSEGHAYVCQAGDTFLITPGKLFSYESDKRTPWHYVWAAVQGEQALRLLSEAGLSPEKPVLQGADAAALHSIYQRIRLSFRQSPYPGLESLEASGWMRLLLHRLGLVSRNLENGAAEQPEMIDRQVEQAIRWISLQYHQQLGIGQIASSLGYHRAHFSKAFKERTGLSPKQYLMKIRMDKAKELLASRALTIDEVSSSVGFNDALYFSKQFRSWFGQSPSEYRSRLAPF from the coding sequence ATGAATTCTGACCATTATCAATTTGAAATCGGCATTAACCTGCAGCCTGAGGCGAGAGAACTCACGGTTCTGTTCAGCGGAGAGGGCAGTCCCAAACCGGGCCATAAAGTCGGCCCTTCCGTTCACGATTACTATTTGGTTCATACCATCCTGTCCGGTCAAGGCGTGTTCGTAAGCGAGGGTCATGCTTATGTATGCCAGGCGGGAGACACGTTTCTCATTACGCCGGGTAAATTGTTTAGCTATGAATCCGACAAGCGGACGCCCTGGCATTATGTGTGGGCGGCGGTTCAGGGTGAGCAGGCTTTGAGGCTGCTGAGTGAAGCCGGGCTTAGTCCGGAGAAACCGGTGCTTCAGGGCGCAGATGCCGCCGCTCTGCATTCCATATACCAAAGGATTCGGCTGTCTTTCCGCCAATCGCCCTACCCCGGGCTGGAAAGCCTGGAGGCGTCGGGCTGGATGAGATTGCTGCTTCACCGATTGGGTCTTGTCAGCCGTAATCTGGAGAATGGGGCGGCAGAGCAACCGGAGATGATCGACCGGCAGGTTGAGCAAGCTATACGCTGGATATCCCTGCAGTATCATCAGCAGCTCGGCATCGGCCAGATCGCATCCTCTTTGGGCTATCACCGGGCCCATTTCTCCAAAGCCTTTAAAGAACGGACGGGCCTGTCCCCCAAGCAGTATCTGATGAAGATCCGAATGGACAAAGCAAAGGAACTGCTGGCCAGCAGAGCGCTTACGATAGATGAGGTCTCATCATCCGTCGGGTTCAACGACGCGCTCTACTTCTCCAAGCAGTTCCGAAGCTGGTTCGGACAGTCACCGAGTGAATACCGAAGCCGGCTTGCTCCATTTTAG
- a CDS encoding alpha-glucosidase/alpha-galactosidase codes for MSKITFIGAGSTVFAKNVLGDCMMTPALQGFELALYDIDARRLSDSENMLLNLKQSSGSTCEIKAYTDRKEALRGAKYVVNAIQVGGYDPCTITDFEIPKKYGLRQTIADTVGIGGIFRNLRTIPVMLDFAADIREACPDALFMNYTNPMAVLTNVMNTYGGVNTVGLCHSVQVCVPHLFEHLGLEQEGVKTKIAGINHMAWLLEVTKDGKDLYPEIKRRAAEKQKEPHSDMVRYEIMQKFGYYNTESSEHTAEYHPYFIKRNYPELIDRFQIPLDEYPRRCVEQIDRWEHMREELVNNRNLVHERSHEYASYIIEAMETNVPYKIGGNVMNTGLITNLPREACVEVPCLVDRSGIQPTFIGDLPPQLAALNRTNINTQLLTIEAAITRKKEHIYHAAMLDPHTAAELSMDDIVSMCDDLIAAHGEWLPSYE; via the coding sequence ATGTCAAAAATTACATTCATCGGAGCAGGAAGCACGGTTTTCGCCAAAAATGTACTGGGTGACTGCATGATGACGCCCGCGCTTCAAGGATTTGAACTGGCGCTGTACGATATTGATGCCCGGCGGCTGTCGGATTCGGAGAATATGCTCCTTAACCTGAAGCAGAGCAGCGGCAGCACCTGTGAGATCAAGGCCTACACCGACCGCAAAGAAGCGCTGCGCGGTGCCAAATATGTGGTTAATGCCATTCAAGTAGGCGGATACGATCCCTGCACCATCACCGATTTTGAAATCCCGAAGAAATACGGCTTGCGTCAGACGATTGCCGACACTGTCGGCATCGGCGGTATTTTCCGCAACCTGCGCACGATTCCGGTGATGCTCGATTTTGCCGCAGATATCCGTGAAGCGTGTCCGGACGCGCTCTTTATGAACTATACGAACCCGATGGCCGTGTTGACGAATGTGATGAACACCTACGGCGGCGTGAATACCGTCGGCCTGTGCCACAGCGTGCAGGTATGCGTGCCGCATCTTTTCGAGCATTTGGGCCTTGAGCAGGAAGGCGTTAAGACGAAGATCGCCGGAATCAATCATATGGCATGGCTGCTTGAAGTTACCAAGGACGGGAAGGATCTGTACCCCGAAATTAAAAGACGGGCCGCCGAGAAGCAAAAGGAACCGCATAGCGACATGGTCCGTTACGAAATTATGCAGAAATTCGGCTATTACAATACCGAATCTTCGGAGCATACGGCGGAGTATCATCCTTATTTCATAAAGCGGAACTATCCCGAGCTGATCGACCGCTTTCAAATTCCGCTGGACGAATATCCGCGCCGCTGTGTAGAGCAGATCGATCGTTGGGAGCATATGCGCGAGGAGCTGGTCAATAACCGCAATCTGGTGCATGAGCGTTCGCATGAGTATGCGTCGTATATCATCGAAGCGATGGAGACGAACGTTCCATACAAAATCGGCGGCAATGTCATGAACACCGGCCTCATCACCAACCTGCCAAGAGAGGCTTGCGTAGAGGTGCCGTGTCTCGTCGACCGCAGCGGAATCCAGCCAACCTTTATCGGTGACCTGCCGCCGCAGCTTGCGGCGCTGAATCGCACGAATATTAATACCCAGCTTCTGACCATCGAAGCCGCAATCACGCGAAAGAAAGAGCATATCTATCATGCGGCAATGCTCGATCCCCATACGGCGGCAGAGCTGTCCATGGATGACATCGTGAGCATGTGCGACGATCTGATTGCCGCTCATGGTGAATGGCTCCCAAGCTATGAATAA
- a CDS encoding DUF2935 domain-containing protein, producing the protein MNEFVARSLDEIRFWSRIMKEHSLFLGLGFRCEDTQLKEEANRFYKIFEDIERRAHEFQVNTDPQTIQAFNTEVSIAATQIWAFKRRVLGLILRCKLPGQTNFPLLVDHVSREANYFRNRLIELNTGNLEPLPDAIIDENVFFLKIMADHAKFIGHLLDPSERKLVEQAREFSQDFDMLVFQATDLSSMRPQSQTVPLLSQFVDENKVSVQSLRDFKKTARDLINECRIKSIIHPLLADHVFREAERFLFILDMFERSLSGARVDKKEILH; encoded by the coding sequence TTGAACGAATTCGTTGCCAGGTCGCTGGATGAAATACGATTTTGGTCCAGAATTATGAAGGAGCACTCCCTGTTTCTCGGATTGGGCTTCAGATGCGAGGATACTCAGCTAAAAGAGGAGGCCAACCGGTTTTATAAGATTTTTGAGGATATTGAGAGGAGAGCCCACGAATTTCAGGTCAATACCGATCCACAAACGATCCAGGCATTTAATACCGAAGTATCCATTGCCGCGACACAGATTTGGGCTTTTAAACGAAGGGTGCTGGGATTGATCCTGCGCTGCAAGCTTCCCGGACAAACCAACTTCCCCCTGCTGGTAGACCATGTGAGCAGGGAAGCGAATTATTTCAGAAACCGCCTGATAGAACTCAATACGGGGAATCTCGAGCCGCTGCCGGATGCGATTATCGATGAAAATGTATTCTTCTTAAAAATCATGGCAGATCACGCCAAATTCATCGGTCATTTGCTCGACCCGTCCGAACGGAAATTGGTAGAACAGGCGCGGGAGTTCAGTCAAGATTTTGATATGCTGGTGTTCCAAGCGACCGATTTAAGCAGCATGCGCCCTCAATCACAAACCGTTCCGCTGCTCAGTCAATTCGTCGATGAGAACAAGGTCTCGGTCCAATCCTTGCGCGATTTCAAGAAAACGGCGCGTGATTTAATCAATGAATGCCGGATCAAAAGCATTATTCATCCGTTGCTCGCAGACCATGTATTCCGCGAAGCGGAACGGTTCCTGTTTATTCTAGATATGTTCGAGCGGTCTTTATCGGGCGCCAGGGTAGACAAGAAGGAAATTCTGCATTAG
- a CDS encoding endonuclease/exonuclease/phosphatase family protein, producing MKILTLNAHAWIETDQIRKIEQLASFIREQEIDVIALQEVNQTKAEQALPDGVLERYFQAEPGTVIKQDNYAYVLLQKLGLPYYWTWIPVHTGFVKYDEGLAILARTPIIDGFSEYVSVIRDFENYRTRKIVGVKTEAGGEEAWFVSGHFGWWSDEVEPFRRQWDAAQAKLDTLKAFPVFVMGDFNNVAEIRNEGYDYVTQKGWNDLYTSAVIKDDGATVTKAIKGWDDNEGKLRIDYIFSNRSVQAKSCHVVMNGIRGAVVSDHFGVAAEL from the coding sequence TTGAAAATACTGACTTTGAATGCCCATGCGTGGATTGAAACCGACCAGATTAGGAAGATAGAGCAATTGGCCTCTTTTATCCGGGAGCAGGAGATTGATGTTATTGCTTTGCAAGAGGTTAACCAAACCAAAGCAGAGCAAGCGCTGCCAGATGGCGTTTTGGAACGCTATTTTCAGGCGGAACCGGGAACGGTGATCAAACAGGATAATTATGCCTACGTACTGCTGCAAAAGCTTGGGCTGCCATACTACTGGACGTGGATTCCGGTGCATACCGGATTTGTAAAATACGACGAAGGGCTGGCGATCTTAGCCCGCACCCCGATTATCGACGGCTTCAGCGAATACGTATCCGTTATACGGGATTTCGAGAATTATCGAACGCGGAAGATAGTAGGCGTCAAGACGGAGGCCGGCGGAGAGGAAGCCTGGTTTGTCAGCGGTCATTTCGGCTGGTGGAGCGACGAAGTAGAGCCTTTCCGGAGGCAATGGGATGCCGCGCAGGCGAAGCTCGACACGCTGAAAGCATTTCCGGTGTTCGTCATGGGCGACTTCAACAATGTGGCGGAAATCCGGAATGAAGGCTATGATTACGTCACCCAAAAAGGCTGGAACGATCTCTACACATCCGCAGTGATCAAGGACGACGGAGCTACGGTCACCAAAGCGATCAAGGGCTGGGACGATAACGAGGGCAAGCTGAGGATCGATTATATTTTCTCTAACCGGTCAGTTCAGGCCAAATCCTGCCATGTCGTCATGAACGGGATCAGGGGCGCGGTCGTCTCCGATCATTTCGGGGTTGCCGCCGAGTTGTAA